The Bacillota bacterium region AGGACGCCCTCGGTAAAGAGGAAGCCCGCGGCCAGGGCGAAGTCGTCGCCCGGCGTGCGCAGGACGACGGCGACGCTCTCGCGGCGCTCGAGGCTACCCCGGACCAGCCGGATCTCCAGCGGCTCCTCGGCGGCCACCTCGTCCTCGAAGCGGAGGAGGCGCCGGACCGGCGCGCCGGGCCCGTCGCCCGCCAGCCGTACGCCCAGCACCTGGCGGCGGACGGCCCGCCTAGACACGGCGGTCCGCCTCCCCGTCCGACCCGGCGGCGCAGCCGCCGGCCGCCCGCCCCAGCGCGGCCAGCCCGGCCAGGAGCGCCTGCAGGCCGCGGTTGACCTCGGGGTCGCGCGCCTGGCGGAGCAGGCCCAGCAGGCCCACCGGGCCGCCCGCGGCGAGCCGGCCGGCCGCCGCCTCCAGGGCGGGCGCCAGGGCCGCGCCCAGGCGCTCCACCTGGGCGGGCTCGATGCGGCTGAGCAGGCCCGCGGCGGCCACCAGGCTCTGCAGCGCGCGCAGGTTGCGCGGCCGCTCCAGCTCGGTCAGCGCGCGGGCGGCCACCCGGTCGCCGTTCTCCACCAGCGCCGCGGCCAGCCGCAGCCAGCCGTGCTCGTGGAGCGCGGCGAGGAGACGGAGCGCCTCCCGGATGGCTTCCTGGTGGCGGACCGCCTCGGCCAGCAGTCGCTCCAGGGCGAGGTCGCTCTCCTGGGCCCGACGCGCCTGGCGCTCCTCCTCCAGGTCGATGGGCTCGGCCACGCTGCTCACCCCCCCGCCGCCGGGCGCGAGGCTCCGCCGGGCGGCACGTAGTCGGGACGGCGCCACTTCCGCTCCACCTCGACCCCGCGCTGCGGGCGCGGCCGGCCGAAGCGCGCGTTGACGCGCGGCAGCGGCGGCCGGCCGTCGCCCTCCTCCAGCTTCTCCAGGCGGACGGGCAGCTCTTTGTAGGCGGGCGTGTGGGTGGCGCGGTCGGCCAGGCTGGAGGTGAGCAGGTTGACCGCCTCCTCGCCGGTGCCGTTCATGGGCAGGTAGAGCTCGCGGCCCCGGACGCGGTCGGTGACGAGGACGCGCACCTTGACCGCGCCCCAGCGGCTGACCAGGCGCACCCGGTCGCCGTCGGCCAGCCCGCGCTCGCGGGCGAGCTCCGGCGAGACCTCCACGAAGGCTTGCGGAACTTTGTGGCGGATGCCCTCGCTCCGGTAGGTCAGGTTTCCCTCGTGGAAGTGCTCCAGCAGGCGGCCGTTGTTGACGTGGAGGTCGAACTCCTCGTCGGTGGAGAGCGGCTCCTGCCAGCCCAGCGGGTAGAGCCGCGCGCGCCCGTCGGGGAAGTGGAAGCGGTCGGTGTAGAGGAGCGGGCTGTCGGTGCCGTCCTCGGCCACCGGCCACTGGAGGCTCCGGTACCCCTCCAGCCGATCGTAGCGGACGCCGGCGAAGAGGGGCGCCAACCGGGCGGCCTCCTCCATCACCTCGGAGGGGTGCGCGTACCGCCAGCCGGCCCCCAGGGCGTTGGCCACCATCTGCAAGATCTCCCAGTCGGGCCTGGAGTCGGCCAGCGGCTCCATCGCCCGGTAGAGGCGCTGGATGCGCCGCTCGGTGTTGGTGAAGGTGCCCTCCTTCTCCAGGCTGGGCGAGGCGGGGAGGACCACGTCGGCGTAGCGCGCCGTGTCGGAGAAGAAGATGTCCTGGACGACCAGGAAGTCGAGCTTCCTCAGCGCCTCGCGCACGTAGTTGGCGTTGGCGTCGACCAGCGCGATCTCCTCGCCGATCAGGTACATGCCGCGCACGCGGCCGGCGTGGATGGCGTCGATCATGCGGTGGTTGTCCAGGCCGGGCTCGGCGGGGAGGCGGACGCCCCAGGCCTCCTCGAAGCGGCGGCGCGCCTCCTCGTCCTCCACCTTCTGGTAGCCCGGCAGGTAGTTGGGCATGGCGCCGAAGTCGCTCGTCCCCTGCACGTTGTTATGGCCGCGCAGCGGGTAGGCGCCCGTGCCCGGCCGGCCGTAGTTGCCCGTCACCAGGAGCAGGTTGGAGATGGCCGTGGCGGTGTCCGAACCGCACTGGTGCTGCGTGACGCCCATCGC contains the following coding sequences:
- a CDS encoding DUF1641 domain-containing protein → MSSVAEPIDLEEERQARRAQESDLALERLLAEAVRHQEAIREALRLLAALHEHGWLRLAAALVENGDRVAARALTELERPRNLRALQSLVAAAGLLSRIEPAQVERLGAALAPALEAAAGRLAAGGPVGLLGLLRQARDPEVNRGLQALLAGLAALGRAAGGCAAGSDGEADRRV